The following nucleotide sequence is from Dehalogenimonas formicexedens.
TTTGGCGCTGGAAAAACCCATCATGATACATCGTTCCCAATCCATCGTTTCGGAAATAAGTTCCCGTTCCTCGATCGAATTCAACACCGCGCCACGTTCGATAAAGGCGCGAGACAAATTGTAGCTCGATGGGTTGTACTCTTCGAGGGCTTTAAACGATTCTTCACCGGTGTCGTCGATGCCTTCGTGATAAATCTGTTTTACGGCGCCGATGCGCTGTTCCAGGTGTTTCAACTGGCTTTCGACATCTTTCCAGTATTTATCGAAAAGGGAAACGTATTCTTTAGGCGCCTCAGGCCACCGGTAAAGCAGAGGAACGACGTATAATTTGCGTTTACCTTTGAAGGTGGACACTTCCGGTCGTTGGATTTTTCCCAGCTCTTCGGCCATGTGATCTCCTTAAGCGTTTGATTAGCGGAATATATGGAAATGGGCGGATCAGTCCTCGGTGTACACGATGCGGTCATAGAGTAATTCAAGCTTGGCCTTGTGGGCCATTTCCTGCCAGGCGAGGGCCTGACACAGGTTTTTGGCGCCTTCATCGCTGAAAAGTCCCATCAGGGAGGTATAGAACCCCACAGAATCTGCTTCCCGTTTGATGGCAAATAAAAGCGCTTCGGTAAGTTCAGCTCCGGGCAGTTCGGAGGGACCCTTAAGATGGTCGGTCAATTTGAGATCAACTATTCTTGAAGGCAAAACCGGGGTGTACCTGACGTTTTCGGAGTTCAGGTTTTTCAGGACCGCCAGGTGATGCCCTTCTTCCTCGGCGAGCTCTTCAAGCA
It contains:
- a CDS encoding ferritin family protein — translated: MNAELSEILETAMLKEVASAAMYRQAVTLAPEPAVATLLEELAEEEGHHLAVLKNLNSENVRYTPVLPSRIVDLKLTDHLKGPSELPGAELTEALLFAIKREADSVGFYTSLMGLFSDEGAKNLCQALAWQEMAHKAKLELLYDRIVYTED